The window AAGTTGCATTACTACGCCGGGACGTTGAATGAGCAGGATTTGGCCAAGGTTGACGAGGCGTTCGGCCAAGGCCCGAGGAGTTAATAAGTTGAACCTGTAGCAGCTGGCGAAGCCTGCGTTCGGCTGCGGAGCAGTCGTAAAACCTGAGTTCGCGGTCTTCCTGAAACACCGCGCCGTCTGAATTAACGACTGCTCCGCAGCCGAACGCAGGCTTCGCCAGCTGCTACAGGGAGATGCGTTGCTGCCCGTTATGGGTAACCAGAATTCTAAAAACGCCAAAAAAGCGAGAAGTAAACATGGATGTACAGATCAAGCCGATGTCGGTCGGCACGCTATTACTCCTGGTGTCAGCAATACCGGTCTCGGTGCAAGCCGCTTATCTGGAAACCGGCAAACCCGGCGATGCCGCCAGTTGGCGCTCGGCGGAGTTCCAGCGCGACTGGGGACTCGCCCGCATGCAAGCCGATCAAGCCTACGCCGCCGGCATCACCGGCAAAGGCGTAAAAATCGGCGAGCTCGATTCTGGCTTCGATGCTGCCCACCCCGAATTCGCTACCGACCGTTATCACGCGGTGACCGCCAGCGGCAGTTACGTTGACGGCATCCCGTTCAATGTCGACGGCACACTCAACGCCAACAACGACTCCCATGGCACACACGTCGCCGGCACTATCGGTGCCTCGCGCGACGGCACCGGCATGCATGGCGTGGCCTACAACGCGCAGGTCTACGTCGGCAACACCAACAAGAACGACAGTTTCCTGTTCGGCCCCAATCCTGATCCTCGCTACTTCAAAGCGGTCTATAACGCGTTGGCGGATGCCGGTGTGCGAGCGATCAACAACAGCTGGGGCAGCCAACCGCCGGATGTCAGCTATCGGACCCTCGCCGATCTGCAGGCGGCCTACGCCCAGCACTGGAACAAAGGCACCTGGCTCGATGAGGCCGCAGACGTTTCCCGACGCGGTGTGATCAACGTGTTCAGTGCCGGTAACAGCGGTTACCCCAACGCCAGCGTGCGCTCGGCCTTGCCCTATTTCGAGCCGGACCTGGAAGGCCACTGGCTGGCGGTGTCGGGGCTGGATCAAGGCAACCAACAGAAATACAACCAGTGCGGGATCGCCAAGTATTGGTGCATCACCACCCCCGGCGCGAAGATCGACAGCACCATTCCCGGCGCAGGCTATGCGATCAAGTCCGGCACTTCCATGTCCGCGCCGCATGCCACCGGTGCCCTGGCGCTGGTGATGGAACGCTATCCGTACATGAACAACCAGCAGGCGCTGGAAACGCTGCTGACCACCGCCACCCAACTCGACGGCTCGATCACCGAGGCGCCGAGTACCCGCATCGGCTGGGGCGTCGCCAACCTCGAACGGGCGATGCACGGGCCGGGCCAATTGCTCGGACGTTTCGACGCCAATCTGGGGGCAGGGCAGAGCGATGTCTGGAGCAACGACATCACCGACAAGGCGCTGATTCAGCGTCAAAGCGAAGACGCGGCGGAGCACAGTGCCTGGCAACAGACGCTGCAGACCAAAGGTTGGGAGAACGGTGTACCGCTCGGTGCCAGCCAGCAGGATCTGACCGACTATGCGGTGGGCACGGCCCGTGATCTCGCCGCCGCCACTCGGGTCTACGAAGGCAGCCTGATCAAGTCTGGTGTCGGGCGCCTGATGCTCACCGGCAACAGCACTTATCGCGGGCCGACCACAGTGAATGGCGGTCTGCTGTCGGTCAACGGTTCGCTGGCATCGCAAGTGACCGTCAATGACAGCGGCACGCTGGGTGGGGCTGGACGCGTCGGCGCACTGACCGCCAATCGCGGCGCTACGGTTGCGCCGGGCAATTCCATTGGCACCTTGCAGGTCAGCGGCGACGTCACGTTTGCGCCGGGTTCAACCTACGCCGTGGAGCTGTCGCCGACCGCGAGTGACCGGATCGTCGCGGGCGGCACGGCCACGGTCAGCGGCGCGACCGTCAGCCTGTCACTGGAAAACAGCCCGACCTTGCTCAGCACTCAACAAGTGCAAAGCCTGCTCGGTCATCAGTACAACATCCTGCAAGCGGCCGGCGGCATTCAAGGTCAGTTCGGCGCGGTGCTGCCCAACTACCTGTTCATCGGCGGTAGCCTCGATTACGCGGCCACCGGTATTCAATTGAGTGTCGAGCGCAACGACACGACCTTCGCCAGCGTCGGCCAAACGCCGAACCAGCGCGCCGTAGCCTCCGCCGCTGAAGGGCTTGGGGCGGGCAATCCGGTTTACGAAAGCCTGCTGCTGTCGCCCACCGCGACGTCCGCCCAACAGGCGTTTCAGCAGTTGTCGGGGGAAATCTACCCGGCGCTGGGTTCGGTACTGATCAACGACAGCCGCTACCTGCGCGATGCTGTCGGTGAGCGGTTGATTGACGCCCAAGGCACTCAAAGCAATGGCTGGATCAAGGCGCTGGGCGCCTGGGGCAAAACCGATGAGCGCCATGACACCGCCGGTTACACCACTTCGATTGGCGGCTTGCTGGCCGGTGTCGACGGGGCGCTGGATGAGCAAACCCGGATCGGCCTGGTCACCGGTTATAGCGACAGCTCGGTGAGCATGGGCTCCGGCACTCACTCATCGGCCAAGGTCGACAGCTATCACCTGGGTGCTTATGCCGGCCGCGAGTCGGGTGCCTGGCGCCTGAGTGCCGGCGGTGCCTACAGCTGGCATCGCGCCGACGTCAAACGTGACCTGCACTACGGCGACGTCAGCGCCAAACAGAAAGCCAAGGTCGATGCCGGGACCACCCAAGTGTTCGGTGAAGCGGCGTATCGCCTGAACCTGCAACCGCTGGCGCTCGAATCCTTCGGGAACCTGGCCTACGTGCACCTCGACACTGAAGGTTTCACCGAGAAAGGTGACGCTGCGGCACTGAAAAGCAGTGGCGACACGCGTGACGCGGTACTCAGCACGTTGGGCGTGCGTGCATTGAAAACCGTGAACCTGTCCGGCCAGCAGAAGCTGGACCTGAGCGGCAGCCTCGGCTGGCAGCACAACCTGAGCCATACCGATTCCGAAGAACACCTGGCATTTGCCGGCGGCAGCACAGCGTTTTCCGTGGAGAGTTCGCCAATGGTGCGTGATGCGGCGCTGGTGGGCGCCCATGCCAGCCTGGCCCTGAGCCGGGACATCCGCTTGAATCTCGATTACACCGGCCAACTGGCCAGCCGCGAGAAGAGCCATGGCGTGGGCCTCAGCCTCAATTGGCAGTTTTAAAGCAGAACCCTTGTAGCAGCTGGCGCAGCCTGCGTTCGGCTGCGAAGCAGTCGTAAACCCTGCATCCGCGGTGTGTCTGACGGACCGCGGTGCCTGATATTGCGACTGCTTCGCAGCCGAACGCAGGCTGCGCCAGCTGCTACAGGGGGGCGTGTTTCACAAATAAAAATGAGTGCTTTCAAGGCACAGGATTTGGCAACACAACTAAGGACGGTAACTGGATGAATAACAAGCACAACAACCTTGCCTTGCTCTGCGCATTGGCCACCCTCGGTACCGCGCAAGCGGCGCCTTACGTGGAAAACGGTCGAGCAGGCGATCCCAACAGTTGGCGCAGCACTGAATTCAACGCCGATTGGGGGCTGGGAGCGGTCAACGCACAAACGGCCTATGCCGCCGGTTACACCGGCAAAGGCGTGAAGCTGGGGATCTTTGACCAACCGGTCTACGCCGCGCATCCGGAATTCTCCGGCCCGAACAAAGTGATCAACCTGGTCACCAGCGGTATCCGCGAATACACCGACCCGTACATCCCGGTCAAAGCCGGCGATGCGTTTCGTTATGACGGTTCGCCCACGATCGATTCCGACGGCGAGTATGGTGCCCACGGTACCCACGTTGCCGGTATCGCTGCGGGCAGTCGCGATGGCGGCCCGATGCATGGCGTGGCATTTGGTGCGCAGATCATCAGTGCGGACAACGGCGATCCGGGCCCGGAGGACGGCATCATTCGCGGCAACGACGGCGCGGTCTACAAGGCCGGTTGGGATGCCTTGATCGCCAGCGGCGCGCGGATCATCAATAACAGTTGGGGCATCGGCATCACCGATCGCTTCGACCTCGGTGGACGCAACCCCGCCTACCCGCATTTCACCGTGCAAGATGCGCAATTGCAGTTCAACGAGATCAGTCCGTTACTCGGGACCAAACCGGGCGGAGCCTATGACGGCGCCATCGCGGCGGCCCGCAGCGGTATCGTGACGATCTTCGCCGCCGGCAACGATTACAACCTCAACAACCCGGACGCCATTGCAGGCCTGGGCTACTTCGTGCCGGACATCGCGCCGAACTGGGTGACCGTGGCGGCGTTGCAGAAAAACCCGGACCTCAACAGCCCGAACCCCTACACCATCAGCACCTTCTCATCACGTTGCGGCTACACCGCCAGCTTTTGCGTGTCCGCACCGGGCAGCAAGATCTACAGCTCGATCATCAGCGGTACCAACGCCGACAACCTGACCACCGGCTACACCAACTACAACGGCACGTCGATGGCAGCGCCGCACGTCGCCGGCTCCATGGCCGTGCTGATGGAACGCTTCCCGTACATGACCGGCGCCCAGGTCGCCAGCGTGTTGCGCACCACGGCCACCGACCTCGGTGCACCCGGCGTCGATTCGCTGTACGGCTGGGGGATGATCAACCTGCGCAAAGGCATCGATGGCCCGGCGATGTTGGTCACCGAGCAGGACATTCCCGAGGAGTTCCGCATCCAGGGTGCCTACGGTTCAAGCCAGTTTGTGGCGGACTTGCCGGGGATCGGTGCGATTATCGACAAGGGCAAACCGACCGAGCGCGTGTGCAATGACGTGCACTGCGGCCTCGACACGTGGCGCAACGACATTTCCGGCCATGGTGGCCTGACCAAGCAGGGCATCGGCACGCTGGTGCTGACCGGCGCCAACACCTACGCCGGTCCGACGCTGGTCAATCAGGGCCGCTTGGCCATCAACGGTTCGCTGCTCTCGGCGGTCACCGTCAACGACAGCGGGATCCTCGGCGGTAATGGCCGCATCGGCGCATTGACCGCGAAACGCGGCGGCACGGTAGCGCCAGGCAACTCCATCGGCACCTTGCAAGTAGCAGGGGACGTGACCTTCGAACCTGGCTCGACCTACGCCGTGGAGTTATCGCCGACCCGCAGCGATCAGATCGTGGCGGGCGGTAAAGCCGTGATCGACGGCGCGACCGTCAGCCTGTCCCTGGAAAACAGTCCGACCTTGCTGACCCCTAGCGAAGTGAAATCATTGCTCGGCAACCAATACAACATTCTGCAAGCGGCCGGCGGGATCGAAGGGCGTTTCGGCGCCGTGCTCCCGGATTATCTGTTCATCGGAGGCACACTCGACTACTCGGCCAATGGCATCCAACTGGCGGTTGAGCGCAACGCAGCGTCCTTCGCCAGCGTCGGCCAAACCCCGAATCAACGCGCCGTTGCCGCGGCCGCCGAGCAACTGGGCGCGGGCAATTCGCTCTATGAAACCTTGCTGCTTTCGCCGACCGCCGCCGTCGCACAACAAGCCTTCCAGCAACTGTCGGGCGAGGTTCACCCGGCGATCGGCACGCTGCTGATCAACGACAGCCGTTACCTGCGCGATGCCGTCGGCGAACGCCTGCGCGAGCGTGATCTGTTCAACGCGGCGGCACCCACCGATGACCGCAGCAACGCCTGGGTCAAAGTGCTTGGCGCCTGGGGCAAGAGCGATGGCGGGCATGACAACGCCAGTTCCAACAGCTCCATTGGCGGCTTGCTGGCCGGTGTCGACGGGCTGATCACTGAAGATACGCGCCTGGGTTTCGTCACCGGTTACAGCGACAGTTCGTTAAGCATGGGCGATGGCACGCATTCGTCAGCCTCCGTCGACAGCTACCACTTGGGCGCCTATCTGGGCCACGAAATCGACGCCCTGCGTTTGAGCGTCGGCGGCACTTACAGCTGGCATCGCATTGACGTGAAGCGTGACCTGCAATTGGGCGACGTCAGCGGCAAACAGAAATCCAAACGCGATGCGACCACCGCCCAACTGTTTACCGAAGCGGCGTATCGCCTGGACCTGCAACCGCTGGCACTGGAGCCGTTCGCCAACCTGGCTTACGTGCACCTCAACAGCGACAGCTTCACCGAGAAAGGTGATGCCGCGGCGCTCAAGGGTGGCGAAGACAACCGCGACGCCGTGCTCTCAACCCTCGGTGTGCGGGCAAGCAAAGCGATTGCCCTGTCGGACCAACAGCAACTGGAACTGTCCGCCACGCTGGGCTGGCAGCACAACCTGAGCAACACACGTTCCGAAAGTCATCTGGCCTTCGCCAACGGCAACACCGGGTTCAGCGTGCAGAGCGTTTCCCTGGATCGTAACGCCGCCGTTGTGGGTGCGCGGGCCGGTCTGGCGGTGGCGCAGGACGTTCGTTTGAGCCTGGATTACAACGGACTGCTTGGTTCCAACGAGAAAGACCACGGTGTGGGTCTGACGCTCGACTGGCAGTTCTGATTTAACGCAAAGGAAGCCAACCTATGGGACTGTTTGATTACAAAAATGCGGACGGCAAGGCGTTGTACTCCGACGCCATCGCACTGACGCTGTATGCGTACACGCCAACCGGTCAACCGCTGCCGGCGACCGGTTGGGCGCCGATTGGCGCTACGCAGCTGGGTTATCAAGGCAAGGTCGGCGCTCAAGGCACCTTTTATGGCGAGAAGGACGGTTTCACCAGCGCCGAAGCCGAAGTGCTCGGCAAGTACGACGGGGCGGGCAAGCTGATCGGTATCGGCATTGCTTTTCGTGGCACCGGCGGCTTGGGTTACAGCGACACCTTCGGCGACATGAAAAACAACCTGCTGGCTGCCGTCGGCCCGGTGGATTACGCGACGAACTACGCGAAGAATGCCTTCGACAACTTGCTCAAGGATGTTGCCGCGTTTGCGATTGCCCATGGCCTGGGCGCCAGGGATGTTTTGGTCAGCGGTCATAGCCTGGGCGGGCTGGGCGTCAACAGCCTCGCCGAACTGAGTGGCAACAACTGGGGCGGTTTCTTCAAGGAGGCCAACTACGTTGCCTTCGCCTCACCGACCCAGAGCGCTACCGGCAACAATGTGCTGAACATCGGTTACGAGAACGATCCGGTGTTTCGGGTGCTGGACGGCACCACGTTCAGCAGCGGCTCCCTGGGCAAGCACGACGGACATCAGGGCTCGGCGACCAACAACATCGTCAACTTCAATGACCAGTACGCGTCCACCGCGCAGAACCTGGTGCCGTTCAGCATCCTGAATCCGCTGAACTGGTCGGCTCACGGTTCGCTGGGTTATGCCGACGGGTTGAACCGGGTGATCGACTCGCGCTTCTACGACCTCACCGACAAGGACTCGACGCTGATCGTGTCCAACCTGACGGAAGAATCCCGGGGCAAGACCTGGGTCGAGGACCTCGGTCGCAGCGGCGAACCTCACGTTGGCAGCACCTTCATCATTGGCACCGACAGCAACGACCTGCTCAAGGGCGGTGCCGGCAATGACTTCATCGAAGGTCGCGACGGCGATGATCGGTTCCGCGATGACGGTGGCTACAACCTCCTGTTGGGCGGCAAGGGCAGCAACACCTTCGAATTGCAGAAGCCGTTGCAGAACTTCAGCGTTGCCAATGACGGCGACGGCACGCTGTACGTGCGTGATGCCTATGGCGGCCTCAGCATGACCCGCGACATCGGGGCGCTGGTCAGTAAAGAGCCGGGCTCATGGTGGGGGAGCAAGGAGGTGAGTTACAGCGTTACCGCCAACGGTTTGCTCAACGGCAGCGAGCTTACCCAGTACAACCACTCGCTTAACGGTGATGCCTACGGCAACACACTGGCAGCCAGCATCGACGGCGACTGGTTGTTCGGCAATGCTGGCGACGACCTGCTGCGCAGCGACAAAAGCCAGGTGACCTTCGTCGGTGGCGCGGGCAATGACGTGATGCAGGCCTCGGGTGGCAACAATACGTTCCTGTTCAGCGGCGCCTTCGGTTTCGACGCGATCAATGGCTACCAGGGCAGCGACAAACTGCTGTTCATGGGCGTTGAGGGCGCGGGGCAGGGGTATGACTACAAACAACACGCTTCGCAGTCGGGCCAGGACACGGTGCTGAAAATTGGCGATTTTGCCGTGACCCTGGTGGGGGTGGGACTGGATAACCTGTCGGCTTCAGGCATTACGTTTGCCTGAGGCGGCATGCACTAAATGCTCCGGGACGCCTCGTAGTGAGGCGTCCTGGTTGTGAGCTATCTCTGACAATTCCAACAAAAAGAGAGGCAATACCAATGGGTGTGTACGACTACAAAAACTTCGATACAGCCGATTCCAAAGTGTTATTTACCGACGCGATGGCGATCACGCTGTATTCCTACCACAACCTCGATAACGGCTTTGCCACCGGTTATCAGCACAACGGCTTCGGCCTTGGCTTGCCGGCGACACTGGTGAGCGCACTGATCGGTGGTACCGACTCCCAGGGCGTCATTCCCGGAATCCCCTGGAACCCCGATTCGGAAAAAGCTGCGCTGGATGCGGTGCAGAAAGCCGGCTGGACGCCGA of the Pseudomonas frederiksbergensis genome contains:
- a CDS encoding polyurethanase, whose translation is MGLFDYKNADGKALYSDAIALTLYAYTPTGQPLPATGWAPIGATQLGYQGKVGAQGTFYGEKDGFTSAEAEVLGKYDGAGKLIGIGIAFRGTGGLGYSDTFGDMKNNLLAAVGPVDYATNYAKNAFDNLLKDVAAFAIAHGLGARDVLVSGHSLGGLGVNSLAELSGNNWGGFFKEANYVAFASPTQSATGNNVLNIGYENDPVFRVLDGTTFSSGSLGKHDGHQGSATNNIVNFNDQYASTAQNLVPFSILNPLNWSAHGSLGYADGLNRVIDSRFYDLTDKDSTLIVSNLTEESRGKTWVEDLGRSGEPHVGSTFIIGTDSNDLLKGGAGNDFIEGRDGDDRFRDDGGYNLLLGGKGSNTFELQKPLQNFSVANDGDGTLYVRDAYGGLSMTRDIGALVSKEPGSWWGSKEVSYSVTANGLLNGSELTQYNHSLNGDAYGNTLAASIDGDWLFGNAGDDLLRSDKSQVTFVGGAGNDVMQASGGNNTFLFSGAFGFDAINGYQGSDKLLFMGVEGAGQGYDYKQHASQSGQDTVLKIGDFAVTLVGVGLDNLSASGITFA
- a CDS encoding autotransporter serine protease, translating into MNNKHNNLALLCALATLGTAQAAPYVENGRAGDPNSWRSTEFNADWGLGAVNAQTAYAAGYTGKGVKLGIFDQPVYAAHPEFSGPNKVINLVTSGIREYTDPYIPVKAGDAFRYDGSPTIDSDGEYGAHGTHVAGIAAGSRDGGPMHGVAFGAQIISADNGDPGPEDGIIRGNDGAVYKAGWDALIASGARIINNSWGIGITDRFDLGGRNPAYPHFTVQDAQLQFNEISPLLGTKPGGAYDGAIAAARSGIVTIFAAGNDYNLNNPDAIAGLGYFVPDIAPNWVTVAALQKNPDLNSPNPYTISTFSSRCGYTASFCVSAPGSKIYSSIISGTNADNLTTGYTNYNGTSMAAPHVAGSMAVLMERFPYMTGAQVASVLRTTATDLGAPGVDSLYGWGMINLRKGIDGPAMLVTEQDIPEEFRIQGAYGSSQFVADLPGIGAIIDKGKPTERVCNDVHCGLDTWRNDISGHGGLTKQGIGTLVLTGANTYAGPTLVNQGRLAINGSLLSAVTVNDSGILGGNGRIGALTAKRGGTVAPGNSIGTLQVAGDVTFEPGSTYAVELSPTRSDQIVAGGKAVIDGATVSLSLENSPTLLTPSEVKSLLGNQYNILQAAGGIEGRFGAVLPDYLFIGGTLDYSANGIQLAVERNAASFASVGQTPNQRAVAAAAEQLGAGNSLYETLLLSPTAAVAQQAFQQLSGEVHPAIGTLLINDSRYLRDAVGERLRERDLFNAAAPTDDRSNAWVKVLGAWGKSDGGHDNASSNSSIGGLLAGVDGLITEDTRLGFVTGYSDSSLSMGDGTHSSASVDSYHLGAYLGHEIDALRLSVGGTYSWHRIDVKRDLQLGDVSGKQKSKRDATTAQLFTEAAYRLDLQPLALEPFANLAYVHLNSDSFTEKGDAAALKGGEDNRDAVLSTLGVRASKAIALSDQQQLELSATLGWQHNLSNTRSESHLAFANGNTGFSVQSVSLDRNAAVVGARAGLAVAQDVRLSLDYNGLLGSNEKDHGVGLTLDWQF
- a CDS encoding autotransporter serine protease; translation: MDVQIKPMSVGTLLLLVSAIPVSVQAAYLETGKPGDAASWRSAEFQRDWGLARMQADQAYAAGITGKGVKIGELDSGFDAAHPEFATDRYHAVTASGSYVDGIPFNVDGTLNANNDSHGTHVAGTIGASRDGTGMHGVAYNAQVYVGNTNKNDSFLFGPNPDPRYFKAVYNALADAGVRAINNSWGSQPPDVSYRTLADLQAAYAQHWNKGTWLDEAADVSRRGVINVFSAGNSGYPNASVRSALPYFEPDLEGHWLAVSGLDQGNQQKYNQCGIAKYWCITTPGAKIDSTIPGAGYAIKSGTSMSAPHATGALALVMERYPYMNNQQALETLLTTATQLDGSITEAPSTRIGWGVANLERAMHGPGQLLGRFDANLGAGQSDVWSNDITDKALIQRQSEDAAEHSAWQQTLQTKGWENGVPLGASQQDLTDYAVGTARDLAAATRVYEGSLIKSGVGRLMLTGNSTYRGPTTVNGGLLSVNGSLASQVTVNDSGTLGGAGRVGALTANRGATVAPGNSIGTLQVSGDVTFAPGSTYAVELSPTASDRIVAGGTATVSGATVSLSLENSPTLLSTQQVQSLLGHQYNILQAAGGIQGQFGAVLPNYLFIGGSLDYAATGIQLSVERNDTTFASVGQTPNQRAVASAAEGLGAGNPVYESLLLSPTATSAQQAFQQLSGEIYPALGSVLINDSRYLRDAVGERLIDAQGTQSNGWIKALGAWGKTDERHDTAGYTTSIGGLLAGVDGALDEQTRIGLVTGYSDSSVSMGSGTHSSAKVDSYHLGAYAGRESGAWRLSAGGAYSWHRADVKRDLHYGDVSAKQKAKVDAGTTQVFGEAAYRLNLQPLALESFGNLAYVHLDTEGFTEKGDAAALKSSGDTRDAVLSTLGVRALKTVNLSGQQKLDLSGSLGWQHNLSHTDSEEHLAFAGGSTAFSVESSPMVRDAALVGAHASLALSRDIRLNLDYTGQLASREKSHGVGLSLNWQF